The following coding sequences are from one Primulina eburnea isolate SZY01 chromosome 15, ASM2296580v1, whole genome shotgun sequence window:
- the LOC140813655 gene encoding ribosome biogenesis protein BOP1 homolog isoform X4 produces MLTMMRVYPRVNSPQVNLCQSLAKSLRMRYMDDIYSGDGDNPRAGSDDDGYGSGRSASDDDNNDGGKLDESENSREVLEESDSSEDEVAPRNTIGDVPLKWYKDEEHIGYDLSGKKIKKKERQSKLDSFLASADDSKNWRKIYDEYNDEEVELTKAETKLVSRLLKGKAPHAEFDPYAPYVDWFAWDGAKHPISNAPEPKRRFIPSMSERKMVLRYVRAIRKGLIKFNDKPKEEPRFYALWDDDSTVDRQGLAYIPAPKPKLPGHDESYNPSLEYIPTQEEVNSYQLMFEEDRPKLIPKQFKSLRGVPAYEKAVQETFDRCLDLYLCPRVRKKRINIDPESLKPKLPSRKDLKPYPTTRYLEYKGHKGPVTSISTEPTGQWIASGSKDGTVRIWEVESGRCLRIWDLGDAIEEVALNPLPALSILAVAVGHDVFLLNTRVGNNEEQENTEELLHFEPQKTTNDNGLSNISASIVDWCQDDKHGGIRLKHFKAVSKVEWHRKGDYLSTLAPSGESRSVLIHQLSKKLTQRIPFKTKGIPVSTAFHPTRSIIFTATKKNVRVYDLLKQKLVKKLDAGVREISSISIHPAGDNVIVGSKDGKLCWFDMDLSSRPYKVLKCHSKDITGVAYHRSYPLFASCSDDCTAYVFHGMVYSDLNQNPLIVPLEILRGHASADGRGVLDCKFHPRQPWLFTAGADSLIKLYCH; encoded by the exons GACGATATTTATTCCGGTGATGGTGACAATCCTAGGGCTGGTAGTGATGATGATGGCTATGGAAGTGGACGTAGTGCCAGTGATGATGACAATAATGATGGTGGCAAGCTTGATGAAAGCGAAAACTCCCGTGAAGTACTTGAAGAGAGTGATTCGTCAGAAGACGAG GTTGCGCCTCGTAACACTATTGGAGATGTTCCACTGAAATGGTACAAGGATGAGGAACATATTGGATACGATCTATCTGGaaagaagatcaagaaaaaggAGAGACAAAGTAAATTGGATTCATTTCTTGCAAGTGCTGATGACTCAAAGAATTG GCGTAAGATATATGATGAATATAATGACGAAGAAGTGGAATTGACGAAAGCGGAGACCAAACTTGTTAGCAGATTATTAAAAGGAAAGGCACCACATGCGGAGTTTGATCCATATGCT CCTTATGTGGATTGGTTTGCTTGGGACGGTGCTAAGCATCCAATCTCTAACGCGCCAGAACCAAAGAGGCGTTTCATTCCTTCCATGTCGGAAAGGAAAATG GTTCTACGGTATGTCCGTGCCATTCGAAAGGGATTGATTAAATTTAATGACAAACCTAAGGAAGAGCCTCGGTTTTATGCTTTGTGGGATGATGATTCCACTGTTGACAGACAGGGATTGGCTTATATACCTGCGCCAAAACCTAAATTGCCAG gTCACGATGAATCATATAATCCCTCTCTTGAATATATTCCAACACAAGAAGAAGTAAATTCTTACCAGCTTATGTTTGAAGAAGACCGACCTAAACTTATTCCTAAACA GTTCAAGTCCTTGAGAGGGGTTCCCGCATATGAAAAAGCTGTCCAAGAAACTTTTGATCGTTGTTTGGATCTTTATTTATGCCCACGAGTTCGCAAAAAACGT ATTAACATTGATCCTGAGTCCTTGAAACCAAAGTTGCCTAGCCGGAAAGACCTTAAACCTTATCCAACAACACGTTATCTTGAGTACAAGGGACACAAGGGTCCTGTCACGTCCATTTCTACAGAACCCACAGGACAATGGATTGCTTCTG GTTCTAAGGATGGAACTGTTCGTATTTGGGAAGTTGAAAGTGGAAGGTGTCTTCGGATCTGGGATCTAGGTGATGCAATTGAGGAAGTTGCATTGAATCCTCTGCCTGCTCTTTCTATATTAGCAGTGGCAGT GGGACACGATGTATTTCTCTTGAACACCAGAGTAGGAAATAATGAAGAACAGGAAAATACCGAAGAGCTTCTCCATTTTGAGCCCCAAAAAACAACTAATGATAATGGTCTGTCGA ATATAAGTGCATCCATTGTTGACTGGTGTCAAGATGATAAGCATGGCGGAATCAGGTTGAAGCACTTTAAG GCTGTAAGCAAAGTGGAATGGCATCGCAAAGGAGACTATTTGTCCACACTCGCGCCATCTG GTGAATCAAGATCAGTATTGATTCACCAGCTGTCCAAAAAACTTACTCAACGAATCCCATTCAAGACAAAAGGAATTCCAGTGTCAACTGCTTTTCATCCAACTCGATCCATAATTTTTACTGCAACAAAGAAGAATGTGCGTGTGTATGATCTGTTAAAGCAAAAACTTGTTAAAAAGCTTGATGCTGGAGTCCGTGAAATTTCTTCCATTTCTATCCACCCTGCTG GTGATAATGTCATTGTGGGAAGTAAAGATGGAAAATTGTGCTGGTTTGACATGGACCTTTCATCTCGACCTTACAAAGTTCTCAA GTGTCATTCAAAGGACATTACTGGGGTGGCTTACCATCGCTCCTACCCTTTATTTGCCTCATGCTCTGATGATTGCACCGCATATGTATTTCATGGAATGGTTTATTCAGATCTGAATCAGAATCCATTAATTGTCCCCTTGGAGATTCTTCGAGGGCATGCCAGTGCTGATGGAAGAG GTGTCTTGGACTGCAAGTTCCATCCAAGGCAACCTTGGTTGTTTACTGCAGGGGCGGATTCTTTGATCAAGCTCTACTGTCACTAA
- the LOC140814919 gene encoding nifU-like protein 2, chloroplastic has translation MHAAMAMNPPLCSIHSRLHQTLETSSSSSASLPTTTAAAATVLFRGSVPPPAEVSSFFGSRVPLSGKLNQVRRASAGGLRKIGVKAVAIPESAVELPLTADNVESVLDEIRPYLIADGGNVALHEIDGNVVKLKLQGACGSCPSSTMTMKMGIERRLMEKIPEVVAVEALPDKETGLELNEENIEKVLEEIRPYLIGAAGGDLELVAIDEPIIKVRITGPAAGVMTVRVAVTQKLREKIPAIAAVQLLS, from the exons ATGCACGCAGCCATGGCCATGAATCCTCCCCTCTGTTCGATCCATTCCAGGCTCCATCAAACCTTAGAGACCTCCTCCTCCTCGTCAGCATCTTTGCCCACGACAACCGCCGCCGCCGCCACTGTTCTATTTCGTGGCTCTGTCCCGCCGCCAGCAGAG GTTTCGAGTTTCTTCGGGTCTCGAGTCCCGCTTTCGGGGAAGCTCAATCAGGTGCGGCGGGCGTCAGCGGGTGGTTTGCGGAAGATTG GTGTAAAAGCAGTTGCCATTCCTGAATCAGCCGTGGAACTACCACTCACGGCGGATAATGTCGAGAGTGTGTTAGATGAAATCAGACCTTACCTCATAGCTGATGGAGGCAATGTTGCATTACATGAAATTGATGGAAATGTCgtaaaactgaaattacaaGGTGCGTGTGGTTCATGTCCTAGTTCTACAATGACGATGAAAATGGGCATTGAGCGTCGGCTTATGGAAAAGATTCCTGAAGTAGTTGCTGTTGAGGCATTACCTGATAAAGAAACTGGTCTTGAGTTGAATGAAGAAAACATAGAGAAG GTACTTGAAGAAATAAGACCGTACCTCATTGGGGCAGCGGGTGGAGATTTGGAGCTAGTTGCCATTGATGAACCGATAATTAAGGTACGAATTACTGGTCCTGCAGCTGGTGTCATGACCGTTCGCGTGGCTGTGACTCAGAAACTTCGAGAAAAAATTCCTGCCATTGCAGCTGTTCAACTTTTGTCGTAA
- the LOC140814616 gene encoding WEB family protein At1g75720-like, whose product MEEFYNVDENHVDYRSNVDTSRPFRSVKEAVAVFGERFLVGEIYSSKKPFSFPEKEAPFFTPSQKVYEESWSRLSSPSYGQNTTLSDTVKKLEVELEETKVELKLLKEKESDTEVALAMLNAELHQSMSKLAPVDLVRGVGDVITRDDQEEKRERRTSSQSLRQILNVGQNEGLFWGKKVVKKKPIIPFVGGLFSGKKRTSKSMYSCSLHSSSHLHWN is encoded by the coding sequence ATGGAAGAATTCTACAACGTCGATGAAAATCATGTTGATTATCGCTCCAACGTGGACACTTCGCGGCCTTTTCGCTCTGTTAAGGAGGCAGTGGCAGTGTTTGGGGAGCGGTTCTTGGTAGGAGAGATTTACTCCTCCAAGAAGCCATTCTCTTTCCCTGAGAAAGAAGCACCGTTTTTTACGCCAAGTCAGAAAGTATACGAAGAATCATGGTCTAGACTCTCGTCCCCTAGTTACGGCCAAAACACGACTCTCTCGGACACCGTGAAGAAGCTTGAGGTGGAACTGGAGGAGACGAAGGTGGAGCTTAAGTTGCTCAAGGAAAAAGAATCCGACACGGAGGTGGCATTGGCGATGTTGAACGCTGAGCTCCACCAGAGTATGTCGAAGCTGGCACCAGTGGACTTGGTTCGAGGTGTAGGGGATGTGATCACAAGGGATGATCAAGAGGAGAAGAGGGAAAGAAGAACAAGTTCACAAAGTTTGAGACAGATTTTGAATGTGGGGCAGAATGAAGGCTTGTTTTGGGGGAAGAAAGTAGTGAAAAAGAAGCCTATTATCCCTTTTGTTGGAGGTCTTTTCTCTGGCAAAAAAAGGACATCAAAGAGCATGTATAGCTGCTCTCTTCATTCATCTTCTCATTTGCATTGGAACTGA